A stretch of the Alkalibaculum bacchi genome encodes the following:
- the tet(M) gene encoding tetracycline resistance ribosomal protection protein Tet(M): MKIINIGVLAHVDAGKTTLTESLLYNSGAITELGSVDRGTTKTDNTLLERQRGITIQTAITSFQWKNTKMNIIDTPGHMDFLAEVYRSLSVLDGAILLISAKDGVQAQTRILFHALRKIGIPTIFFINKIDQNGIDLSTVYQDIKEKLSAEIVIKQKVELHPNMRVMNFTESEQWDMVIEGNDYLLEKYTSGKLLEALELEQEESIRFHNCSLFPVYHGSAKNNIGIDNLIEVITNKFYSSTHRGQSELCGKVFKIEYSEKRQRLAYIRLYSGVLHLRDSVRISEKEKIKITEMYTSINGELCKIDKAYSGEIVILQNEFLKLNSVLGDTKLLPQRERIENPLPLLQTTVEPSKPQQREMLLDALLEISDSDPLLRYYVDSATHEIILSFLGKVQMEVTCALLQEKYHVEIEIKEPTVIYMERPLKKAEYTIHIEVPPNPFWASIGLSVAQLPLGSGVQYESSVSLGYLNQSFQNAVMEGIRYGCEQGLYGWNVTDCKICFKYGLYYSPVSTPADFRMLAPIVLEQVLKKAGTELLEPYLSFKIYAPQEYLSRAYNDAPKYCANIVDTQLKNNEVILSGEIPARCIQEYRSDLTFFTNGRSVCLTELKGYHVTTGEPVCQPRRPNSRIDKVRYMFNKIT; this comes from the coding sequence ATGAAAATTATTAATATTGGAGTTTTAGCTCATGTTGATGCGGGAAAAACTACCTTAACAGAAAGCTTATTATATAACAGTGGAGCGATTACAGAATTAGGAAGCGTGGACAGAGGTACAACGAAAACGGATAATACGCTTTTAGAACGTCAGAGAGGAATTACAATTCAGACGGCGATAACCTCTTTTCAGTGGAAAAATACTAAGATGAACATCATAGACACGCCAGGACATATGGATTTTTTAGCAGAAGTATATCGTTCATTATCAGTATTAGATGGGGCAATTCTACTGATTTCTGCAAAAGATGGCGTACAAGCACAAACTCGTATATTGTTTCATGCACTTAGGAAAATAGGTATTCCCACAATCTTTTTTATCAATAAGATTGACCAAAATGGAATTGATTTATCAACGGTTTATCAGGATATTAAAGAGAAACTTTCTGCGGAAATTGTAATCAAACAGAAGGTAGAACTGCATCCTAATATGCGTGTAATGAACTTTACCGAATCTGAACAATGGGATATGGTAATAGAAGGAAATGATTACCTTTTGGAGAAATATACGTCTGGGAAATTATTGGAAGCATTAGAACTCGAACAAGAGGAAAGCATAAGATTTCATAATTGTTCCCTGTTCCCTGTTTATCACGGAAGTGCAAAAAACAATATAGGGATTGATAACCTTATAGAAGTGATTACGAATAAATTTTATTCATCAACACATCGAGGTCAGTCTGAACTTTGCGGAAAAGTTTTCAAAATTGAGTATTCGGAAAAAAGACAGCGTCTTGCATATATACGTCTTTATAGTGGCGTACTGCATTTGCGAGATTCGGTTAGAATATCGGAAAAGGAAAAAATAAAAATTACAGAAATGTATACTTCAATAAATGGTGAATTATGTAAAATCGATAAGGCTTATTCCGGGGAAATTGTTATTTTGCAGAATGAGTTTTTGAAGTTAAATAGTGTTCTTGGAGATACAAAGCTATTGCCACAGAGAGAGAGAATTGAAAATCCCCTCCCTCTGCTGCAAACGACTGTTGAACCGAGCAAACCTCAACAAAGGGAAATGTTACTTGATGCACTTTTAGAAATCTCCGACAGTGACCCGCTTCTGCGATATTATGTGGATTCTGCGACACATGAAATCATACTTTCTTTCTTAGGGAAAGTACAAATGGAAGTGACTTGTGCTCTGCTGCAAGAAAAGTATCATGTGGAGATAGAAATAAAAGAGCCTACAGTCATTTATATGGAAAGACCGTTAAAAAAAGCAGAGTATACCATTCACATCGAAGTTCCACCGAATCCTTTCTGGGCTTCCATTGGTCTATCTGTAGCACAGCTTCCATTAGGGAGCGGAGTACAGTATGAGAGCTCGGTTTCTCTTGGATACTTAAATCAATCGTTTCAAAATGCAGTTATGGAGGGGATACGCTATGGCTGTGAACAAGGATTGTATGGTTGGAATGTGACGGACTGTAAAATCTGTTTTAAGTATGGCTTATACTATAGCCCTGTTAGTACCCCAGCAGATTTTCGGATGCTTGCTCCTATTGTATTGGAACAAGTCTTAAAAAAAGCTGGAACAGAATTGTTAGAGCCATATCTTAGTTTTAAAATTTATGCGCCACAGGAATATCTTTCACGAGCATACAACGATGCTCCTAAATATTGTGCGAACATCGTAGACACTCAATTGAAAAATAATGAGGTCATTCTTAGTGGAGAAATCCCTGCTCGGTGTATTCAAGAATATCGTAGTGATTTAACTTTCTTTACAAATGGACGTAGTGTTTGTTTAACAGAGTTAAAAGGGTACCATGTTACTACCGGTGAACCTGTTTGCCAGCCCCGTCGTCCAAATAGTCGGATAGATAAAGTACGATATATGTTCAATAAAATAACTTAG
- a CDS encoding tetracycline resistance determinant leader peptide gives MILKYPENICMLCMPMVMHKNPSDKSIYHWDFYALLGF, from the coding sequence GTGATTCTAAAGTATCCGGAGAATATCTGTATGCTTTGTATGCCTATGGTTATGCATAAAAATCCCAGTGATAAGAGTATTTATCACTGGGATTTTTATGCCCTTTTGGGCTTTTGA
- a CDS encoding conjugal transfer protein: MRKEDLMMKFRKNQNKEKQIPKEKKPRVYKVNPHKKVVIALWVLLGLSFSFAIFKHFTAIDTHTIHETTIIEKEYVDTHHVENFVENFAKVYYSWEQSDKSIDNRMESLKGYLTDELQALNVDTVRKDIPVSSSVRGFQIWTVEPTGDNEFNVTYSVDQLITEGENTKTVHSAYIVSVYVDGSGNMVLVKNPTITNIPKKSSYKPKAIESEGTVDSITTNEINEFLTTFFKLYPTATASELSYYVNDGILKPIGKEYIFQELVNPIHNRKDNQVTVSLTVEYIDQQTKATQVSQFDLVLEKNGSNWKIIE, translated from the coding sequence ATGAGAAAGGAAGATTTAATGATGAAATTTAGAAAAAATCAGAATAAAGAAAAACAGATACCAAAGGAAAAGAAACCTCGTGTCTATAAGGTCAATCCTCATAAAAAGGTTGTGATTGCCTTGTGGGTACTTTTAGGGCTTAGTTTCAGCTTTGCGATATTCAAGCACTTTACAGCTATAGATACTCATACTATTCACGAAACAACTATCATAGAAAAGGAATACGTTGATACTCATCATGTAGAAAATTTTGTAGAGAACTTTGCGAAAGTCTACTATTCATGGGAGCAATCCGATAAGTCCATTGATAATCGAATGGAAAGTCTAAAAGGCTATCTGACAGATGAACTTCAAGCTCTCAATGTTGATACAGTACGCAAAGATATTCCTGTATCGTCTTCTGTAAGAGGATTTCAGATATGGACGGTAGAGCCAACTGGCGACAATGAGTTTAATGTAACCTACAGTGTAGACCAGCTCATTACAGAGGGAGAAAATACAAAGACCGTCCACTCTGCTTATATAGTGAGTGTCTATGTAGATGGTTCTGGAAATATGGTACTGGTTAAGAATCCGACCATTACCAACATACCTAAGAAATCAAGTTATAAACCAAAAGCCATTGAAAGTGAGGGGACGGTTGATTCCATTACAACCAATGAAATCAATGAGTTTTTAACGACGTTCTTCAAGCTCTATCCTACAGCGACAGCCAGTGAACTTTCCTACTATGTGAATGACGGGATATTAAAACCAATCGGAAAAGAGTACATCTTTCAAGAACTGGTAAATCCTATTCACAATCGTAAGGATAATCAAGTCACGGTATCGCTGACAGTGGAGTATATCGACCAGCAGACCAAAGCAACGCAGGTATCTCAATTTGATTTGGTACTTGAAAAGAACGGGAGTAATTGGAAGATTATAGAATAA
- a CDS encoding lysozyme family protein yields the protein MKLKTLVIGGSGLFLMVFSLLLFVAILFSDEQDSGISNIHYGGVNVSAEVLAHKPMVEKYAKEYGVEEYVNILLAIIQVESGGTAEDVMQSSESLGLPPNSLSTEESIKQGVKYFSELLASSERLSVDLESVIQSYNYGGGFLGYVANRGNKYTFELAQSFSKEYSGGEKVSYPNPIAIPINGGWRYNYGNMFYVQLVTQYLVTTEFDDDTVQAIMDEALKYEGWRYVYGGASPTTSFDCSGLTQWTYGKAGINLPRTAQQQYDVTQHIPLSEAQAGDLVFFHSTYNAGSYITHVGIYLGNNRMFHAGDPIGYADLTSPYWQQHLVGAGRIKQ from the coding sequence ATGAAGTTGAAAACTTTAGTGATTGGTGGTTCTGGATTATTCTTGATGGTCTTCTCACTGCTTCTGTTTGTTGCCATTTTATTTTCAGATGAACAGGACAGCGGAATTTCCAATATTCATTATGGAGGTGTGAATGTTTCCGCAGAAGTGCTGGCTCATAAGCCTATGGTAGAAAAATATGCCAAAGAATATGGCGTTGAAGAATATGTCAACATACTTCTTGCGATTATACAGGTGGAATCGGGCGGTACTGCGGAAGATGTTATGCAGTCCTCGGAATCCCTCGGTCTTCCACCTAATTCATTGAGTACAGAAGAATCCATTAAGCAAGGTGTGAAGTATTTCAGTGAATTATTAGCCAGTAGCGAAAGGCTCAGTGTAGATTTAGAATCGGTTATCCAGTCCTACAATTATGGTGGTGGTTTCTTAGGGTATGTGGCTAATCGTGGAAATAAATATACCTTTGAACTGGCTCAAAGTTTCTCAAAAGAGTATTCAGGTGGCGAAAAAGTGTCTTACCCCAATCCCATAGCCATACCTATCAATGGGGGCTGGCGATACAACTATGGCAATATGTTTTATGTGCAACTGGTAACGCAGTATCTTGTCACAACAGAGTTTGATGATGATACGGTACAAGCCATCATGGACGAAGCACTGAAATATGAGGGCTGGCGATACGTTTACGGTGGAGCTTCCCCGACTACTTCTTTTGATTGTAGCGGACTGACACAATGGACGTATGGAAAAGCTGGAATTAACTTACCACGAACCGCACAACAGCAATATGATGTGACCCAGCATATCCCACTATCGGAAGCACAAGCTGGCGATTTGGTTTTCTTTCATTCTACCTATAACGCTGGCTCTTATATTACTCATGTTGGGATATACCTTGGCAATAACCGTATGTTTCATGCAGGCGACCCAATCGGTTATGCCGACTTAACAAGCCCCTACTGGCAACAGCATTTAGTGGGAGCAGGACGAATCAAACAATGA
- a CDS encoding CD3337/EF1877 family mobilome membrane protein produces MKPSIVNRIKSNWTLKRLGKVAMTVAFTLVIAIFLLAMLGTVVQAAGLVDDTVNVANEYSRYPLENYQLDFYVDNSWGWLPWNWSDGIGKQVMYGLYAITNFIWTISLYVSNATGYLVQEAYSLDFISATADSIGKNMQTLAGVSANGFSTEGFYVGFLLLLILVLGVYVAYTGLIKRETTKAIHAIMNFVLVFILSASFIAYAPDYIKKINDFSSDISNASLSLGTKIVMPHSDSQGKDSVDLIRDSLFSIQVQQPWLLLQYNSSDIESIGIDRVESLLSTSPDSNNGEDREKIVAEEIEDRSNTNLTITKTINRLGTVFFLFVFNIGISIFVFLLTGIMIFSQVLFIIYAMFLPVSFILSMIPSFDGMSKRAITKLFNTILTRAGITLIITTAFSISTMLYTLSAGYPFFLIAFLQIVTFAGIYFKLGDLMSMFSLQSNDSQSVGSRVMRKPRMLMHAHMHRLQRKLGRSMTTLGAGSAIVTGKKGQSGSGSSARTQADHSRPDGKEKSTLGKRIGQTIGTVADTKDRMVDTASGLKEQVKDLPTNARYAVYQGKSKVKENVRDLTSSISQTKADRASGRKEQQEQRRKTIAKRRSEMEQVKQKKQPASSVHERPTTRQEQYHDEQTSKQSNIQTSYKESQQAKQERPAVKSDFSSPKVERQGNTVQEKTVQKPATSTTTADRTSQRPITKERPSTVQRVPLQNTRSRPPIKTATIKKVGKKP; encoded by the coding sequence GTGAAACCATCAATAGTAAACAGAATAAAATCAAACTGGACGCTGAAACGTCTAGGTAAAGTGGCAATGACAGTGGCTTTCACACTTGTGATTGCCATTTTTCTTTTAGCCATGCTGGGAACGGTGGTTCAAGCTGCGGGCTTGGTAGATGATACGGTCAATGTGGCAAATGAATACAGCCGATACCCACTTGAAAACTATCAACTGGATTTTTATGTGGATAATAGCTGGGGCTGGCTTCCGTGGAACTGGTCGGACGGGATTGGAAAACAGGTCATGTATGGACTATATGCCATTACCAATTTTATTTGGACAATCAGTTTGTATGTTTCCAATGCGACAGGTTACTTAGTACAGGAAGCCTATTCCTTAGACTTCATTTCCGCTACAGCAGATTCCATTGGTAAGAATATGCAGACCTTAGCTGGTGTGAGTGCAAACGGATTTTCAACAGAGGGTTTCTATGTTGGATTCCTCTTACTCTTGATTTTGGTTCTTGGGGTTTATGTTGCCTATACGGGACTGATAAAGAGAGAAACCACAAAGGCAATTCATGCCATTATGAATTTTGTGCTGGTGTTTATCCTATCGGCTTCCTTTATTGCCTACGCTCCCGACTACATTAAAAAAATCAATGACTTTTCATCAGACATCAGTAATGCCAGTTTATCACTTGGCACGAAGATTGTCATGCCCCATTCCGATAGTCAAGGCAAGGACAGCGTGGACTTAATCAGAGATAGCCTGTTTTCCATACAGGTTCAGCAACCGTGGCTACTGCTTCAATACAACAGTTCAGACATTGAAAGTATCGGTATTGACCGTGTGGAAAGCCTGCTCTCCACCAGCCCAGATTCCAACAATGGCGAAGACAGAGAAAAAATTGTTGCGGAAGAAATTGAAGACAGAAGCAATACCAATCTAACCATTACAAAGACCATTAACCGTTTAGGTACAGTCTTCTTCCTATTTGTCTTCAATATTGGGATTTCCATATTTGTATTCCTATTAACAGGAATCATGATTTTCTCGCAGGTACTTTTTATCATCTATGCTATGTTTCTGCCTGTGAGCTTTATTTTAAGCATGATTCCATCATTTGATGGTATGTCAAAACGAGCCATAACAAAGCTCTTTAATACCATTTTGACACGAGCTGGAATCACATTGATTATTACGACAGCATTTAGTATTTCAACCATGCTCTATACCTTATCGGCTGGTTATCCGTTCTTTTTGATTGCTTTTCTACAGATTGTGACCTTTGCAGGAATCTACTTCAAGCTGGGCGATTTAATGAGTATGTTTTCTCTACAGAGTAACGATTCTCAAAGTGTGGGAAGTCGTGTGATGAGAAAACCTCGTATGCTTATGCACGCTCACATGCACCGTCTACAGCGGAAACTTGGACGTTCCATGACTACTCTAGGGGCTGGGTCTGCCATTGTTACAGGTAAAAAAGGACAGTCGGGTTCGGGGAGTTCTGCAAGGACACAAGCAGATCACTCCCGACCAGACGGAAAGGAAAAATCAACACTTGGAAAACGTATCGGTCAAACCATCGGTACAGTAGCTGATACCAAAGACAGAATGGTAGACACTGCTAGTGGTTTGAAAGAACAGGTTAAAGATTTGCCGACCAATGCAAGATATGCAGTATATCAAGGAAAATCCAAAGTAAAAGAGAATGTCCGTGATTTAACCAGTAGTATTTCTCAAACCAAAGCGGACAGAGCCAGTGGACGCAAGGAACAGCAGGAACAAAGGCGAAAAACCATTGCGAAGCGTCGCTCTGAAATGGAACAGGTCAAACAGAAAAAACAGCCTGCTTCTTCTGTTCATGAAAGACCGACTACAAGACAAGAACAATATCATGATGAACAGACCTCAAAACAGTCTAATATTCAGACTTCATATAAGGAATCTCAACAAGCCAAACAAGAGCGTCCAGCAGTTAAGTCCGATTTTTCAAGTCCAAAAGTGGAACGCCAAGGCAATACCGTTCAAGAAAAAACCGTTCAAAAGCCAGCAACTTCAACCACTACAGCAGATAGAACTTCACAACGTCCAATCACAAAAGAACGTCCGTCTACTGTTCAAAGAGTACCACTACAAAATACAAGAAGTAGACCACCAATCAAAACCGCCACCATTAAGAAAGTCGGTAAGAAACCATGA
- a CDS encoding ATP-binding protein, protein MAYPIKYIENNLVWNKDGECYAYYELVPYNYSFLSPEQKIQVHDSFRQLIAQNRDGKIHALQISTESSIRSAQERSKNEVTGKLKAVAYDKIDQQTDALISMIGENQVNYRFFIGFKLLLNDQEFSMKSLTVEAKNALSDFVYDVNHKLMGDFVSMSNDEILRFQKMEKLLENKISRRFKIRRLDKDDFGYLIEHLYGQTGTAYEEYEYHLSKKKLDNETLIKYYDLIKPTRCLVEEKQRYLKIQQEDETVYVAYFTINSIVGELDFPSSEIFYYQQQQFTFPIDTSMNVEIVANRKALSTVRNKKKELKDLDNHAWQSDNETSSNVAEALESVNELETNLDQSKESMYKLSYVVRVSANDLDELKRRCNEVKDFYDDLSVKLVRPFGDMLGLHEEFLPASKRYMNDYIQYVTSDFLAGLGFGATQMLGENEGIYVGYSLDTGRNVYLKPALASQGVKGSVTNALASAFVGSLGGGKSFANNLIVYYAVLYGAQAVIVDPKAERGRWKETLPEISHEINIVTLTSDEKNKGLLDPYVIMKNPKDSESLAIDILTFLTGISSRDGERFPILRKAIRAVTNSEVRGLMKVIEELRVENTPLSTSIADHIESFTDYDFAHLLFSNGYVEQSISLEKQLNIIQVADLVLPDKETSFEEYTTMELLSVAMLIVISTFALDFIHTDRSIFKIVDLDEAWSFLQVAQGKTLSMKLVRAGRAMNAGVYFVTQNTDDLLDEKLKNNLGLKFAFRSTDLNEIKKTLAFFGVDPEDENNQKRLRDLENGQCLISDLYGRVGVIQFHPVFEELLHAFDTRPPVRKEV, encoded by the coding sequence ATGGCATATCCAATTAAATACATTGAAAACAATCTCGTCTGGAATAAAGACGGGGAATGTTATGCTTACTATGAGCTTGTTCCTTACAATTACTCATTTCTAAGTCCAGAACAGAAAATACAAGTGCATGATTCTTTCAGACAGCTTATCGCACAAAATCGTGATGGCAAAATTCATGCTTTACAAATCAGTACAGAATCCAGCATACGTTCTGCACAAGAGCGTTCCAAAAATGAAGTCACTGGCAAGCTCAAAGCGGTTGCCTATGACAAAATCGACCAACAGACAGACGCTTTAATATCCATGATTGGCGAAAATCAAGTGAACTACCGTTTCTTTATCGGCTTTAAGTTGCTTCTCAACGATCAGGAGTTTTCTATGAAAAGTCTTACCGTTGAAGCAAAAAATGCTTTGTCTGATTTTGTCTATGATGTGAACCATAAGCTGATGGGCGATTTTGTTAGTATGAGTAATGATGAAATCCTGCGTTTTCAGAAGATGGAAAAGCTCTTAGAAAATAAAATCTCTCGTCGTTTCAAAATCCGCAGGTTAGATAAGGACGACTTCGGCTATCTGATTGAACACCTTTACGGACAGACAGGCACTGCCTATGAAGAGTATGAGTACCATCTATCAAAGAAAAAGCTGGATAATGAAACGCTGATTAAATACTATGACTTGATTAAGCCTACTCGCTGTTTGGTGGAAGAAAAACAGCGATATTTGAAAATCCAGCAGGAAGATGAAACCGTCTATGTAGCTTACTTTACCATTAACAGCATTGTCGGAGAACTGGACTTCCCGTCCTCTGAAATCTTCTACTACCAGCAACAGCAATTTACATTCCCGATTGATACGTCAATGAATGTGGAAATTGTAGCGAATCGTAAAGCCCTATCTACTGTCCGCAATAAAAAGAAAGAACTGAAAGACTTGGATAACCACGCTTGGCAAAGTGATAATGAAACCAGCTCCAATGTGGCGGAAGCTCTGGAAAGTGTGAATGAGCTGGAAACCAATTTAGACCAAAGCAAGGAATCTATGTACAAGCTGTCTTATGTGGTAAGGGTATCAGCAAATGATCTTGACGAACTCAAACGTCGTTGTAATGAAGTGAAAGATTTTTATGACGATTTAAGCGTAAAACTGGTACGACCATTTGGGGATATGCTCGGCTTACATGAAGAATTTTTACCTGCCAGCAAGCGTTATATGAATGATTATATTCAATACGTGACCTCTGATTTCCTCGCTGGTTTAGGTTTTGGTGCTACTCAAATGCTGGGGGAAAATGAGGGGATTTATGTTGGCTACAGCTTAGATACTGGACGCAATGTCTATCTGAAACCTGCTCTTGCCAGTCAAGGGGTTAAGGGTTCAGTAACCAATGCGTTAGCGTCGGCTTTTGTTGGTTCGCTGGGTGGTGGTAAATCCTTTGCGAATAACCTTATCGTCTATTATGCGGTGCTTTATGGGGCACAAGCAGTGATTGTAGACCCAAAAGCAGAACGTGGCAGATGGAAAGAAACCTTGCCAGAGATTTCCCATGAAATCAATATCGTCACTCTGACTTCTGATGAGAAAAACAAAGGCTTACTTGACCCTTATGTGATTATGAAAAATCCCAAAGATTCTGAATCACTGGCTATTGATATTCTGACATTCCTTACGGGGATTTCCTCTCGTGATGGGGAACGCTTCCCAATCCTTAGAAAAGCCATTCGTGCAGTAACCAATAGTGAAGTACGAGGGTTGATGAAAGTGATTGAGGAATTACGGGTTGAGAATACGCCACTAAGTACCAGTATAGCCGACCATATCGAAAGTTTTACAGACTATGACTTTGCACATTTATTATTCAGTAATGGTTATGTGGAGCAGTCTATCAGCTTAGAAAAACAACTGAACATTATACAGGTTGCGGACTTGGTACTTCCCGACAAGGAAACTTCCTTTGAGGAATATACCACTATGGAGCTTTTATCCGTTGCTATGCTGATTGTCATTAGTACCTTTGCTTTAGACTTTATCCATACAGACCGAAGCATTTTCAAGATTGTAGATTTAGACGAAGCATGGAGCTTTTTACAGGTAGCACAAGGAAAAACACTATCTATGAAGCTGGTTCGGGCTGGTCGTGCTATGAACGCTGGGGTATATTTCGTGACCCAAAATACAGACGACCTCTTAGATGAAAAACTGAAAAATAACCTCGGCTTAAAATTTGCATTTCGTTCCACTGACCTTAACGAGATTAAAAAGACCTTAGCCTTTTTTGGTGTAGACCCAGAGGACGAAAACAATCAGAAGCGATTGCGTGATTTGGAAAACGGGCAATGCCTTATCAGTGATTTATATGGTCGTGTCGGTGTGATACAGTTCCACCCTGTATTTGAAGAACTGCTCCATGCCTTTGATACCAGACCACCTGTGCGAAAAGAGGTGTAA
- a CDS encoding conjugal transfer protein, translated as MKKIRSYTSIWSVEKVLYSINDFRLPFPITFTQMTWFVVSLFAVMILGNLPPLSMIEGAFLKYFGIPVAFTWFMSTKTFDGKKPYGFLKSVIAYALRPKLTYAGKKVTLGRNQPQEAITAVRSEFYGISN; from the coding sequence ATGAAGAAAATACGAAGCTATACCAGTATCTGGTCTGTGGAAAAGGTACTGTATTCTATCAATGATTTTAGACTTCCGTTTCCCATAACCTTTACGCAAATGACATGGTTTGTCGTGTCACTCTTTGCAGTGATGATACTTGGCAACTTGCCCCCTCTTTCCATGATAGAGGGAGCATTTCTCAAATACTTTGGGATTCCTGTGGCTTTCACATGGTTTATGTCTACAAAAACTTTTGATGGTAAAAAGCCTTATGGATTTTTGAAGTCTGTCATTGCTTATGCACTGCGACCAAAGCTGACCTATGCAGGAAAAAAAGTAACGCTTGGCAGAAACCAGCCACAAGAAGCCATTACAGCAGTTAGGAGTGAATTTTATGGCATATCCAATTAA
- a CDS encoding antirestriction protein ArdA, whose protein sequence is MDDMQVYIANLGKYNEGELVGAWFTFPIDFEEVKEKIGLNDEYEEYAIHDYELPFTVDEYTSIGELNRLWEMVSELPEELQSELSALLTHFSSIEELSEHQEDIIIHSDCDDMYDVARYYIEETGALGEVPASLQNYIDYQAYGRDLDLSGTFISTNHGIFEIVY, encoded by the coding sequence ATGGACGATATGCAAGTCTATATTGCGAATTTAGGCAAATACAATGAGGGCGAATTGGTCGGTGCGTGGTTTACCTTTCCCATTGACTTTGAGGAAGTCAAAGAGAAAATCGGCTTGAATGATGAATATGAGGAATACGCCATTCATGACTACGAGTTACCCTTTACGGTTGACGAATACACTTCCATTGGCGAACTCAATCGACTATGGGAAATGGTATCGGAATTACCCGAAGAATTACAATCGGAGCTATCTGCTCTGCTCACTCATTTTTCAAGCATTGAAGAACTAAGCGAACATCAAGAGGATATTATCATTCATTCCGATTGTGATGATATGTATGACGTGGCACGCTACTACATTGAAGAAACGGGTGCTTTAGGCGAAGTACCAGCTAGTCTTCAAAACTATATTGATTATCAAGCCTATGGTCGGGATTTAGACCTTTCAGGAACGTTTATCTCAACCAATCATGGGATTTTTGAAATCGTCTATTAA
- the mobT gene encoding MobT family relaxase: MEGFLLNEQTWLQHLKEKRLAYGLSQNRLAVATGITRQYLSDIETGKVKPSEDLQQSLWEALERFNPDAPLEMLFDYVRIRFPTTDVQQVVENILQLKLSYFLHEDYGFYSYSEHYALGDIFVLCSHELDKGVLVELKGRGCRQFESYLLAQQRSWYEFFMDVLVAGGVMKRLDLAINDKTGILNIPVLTEKCQQEECISVFRSFKSYRSGELVRKEEKECMGNTLYIGSLQSEVYFCIYEKDYEQYKKNDIPIEDAEVKNRFEIRLKNERAYYAVRDLLVYDNPEHTAFKIINRYIRFVDKDDSKPRSDWKLNEEWAWFIGNNRERLKLTTKPEPYSFQRTLNWLSHQVAPTLKVAIKLDEINQTQVVKDILDHAKLTDRHKQILKQQSVKEQDVITTKK; the protein is encoded by the coding sequence TTGGAGGGATTTTTACTGAATGAACAAACTTGGTTACAGCATTTAAAAGAAAAACGCTTGGCTTATGGACTATCTCAAAACCGTTTAGCTGTTGCGACTGGTATTACAAGGCAGTATCTAAGCGATATTGAAACAGGAAAAGTCAAGCCATCAGAGGATTTACAGCAGTCCCTTTGGGAAGCTCTGGAACGCTTCAATCCCGACGCTCCCCTTGAAATGCTGTTTGATTATGTAAGAATTCGCTTTCCGACAACAGACGTACAGCAGGTGGTCGAAAACATCTTACAACTGAAACTGTCCTATTTTCTTCATGAGGACTATGGTTTCTATTCTTATTCAGAGCATTATGCTTTAGGCGACATATTCGTCCTTTGCTCCCATGAACTGGACAAAGGAGTTCTGGTGGAATTGAAAGGTCGTGGGTGCAGACAATTTGAAAGCTATCTTCTGGCACAACAAAGAAGCTGGTATGAGTTCTTTATGGACGTTTTGGTGGCTGGCGGTGTGATGAAACGCCTTGACCTTGCCATTAACGATAAGACAGGGATTTTAAATATCCCTGTACTCACTGAAAAGTGCCAACAGGAAGAATGTATCTCCGTCTTCCGCAGTTTTAAAAGCTATCGCAGTGGCGAACTGGTACGCAAAGAGGAAAAGGAATGTATGGGAAACACCCTCTATATCGGTTCATTACAAAGTGAAGTTTATTTCTGTATCTATGAAAAGGACTACGAGCAGTACAAGAAAAATGATATTCCCATTGAAGACGCAGAAGTAAAAAACCGTTTTGAGATTCGATTGAAAAATGAGCGTGCCTATTATGCAGTCCGTGATTTACTCGTCTATGACAATCCAGAGCATACCGCCTTTAAAATTATCAATCGGTATATCCGTTTTGTAGATAAAGACGATTCCAAACCTCGTTCTGATTGGAAACTGAATGAAGAATGGGCTTGGTTTATTGGGAACAATCGTGAACGATTAAAACTAACCACAAAACCAGAGCCTTACTCCTTCCAAAGGACGCTGAACTGGCTATCTCATCAAGTTGCCCCGACCTTAAAGGTTGCGATTAAACTTGATGAAATCAACCAGACGCAGGTTGTAAAAGACATTCTCGACCATGCGAAACTGACAGACCGACACAAGCAGATTTTGAAGCAACAGTCAGTAAAAGAACAGGACGTGATAACAACAAAAAAATAA